The genomic segment CCCCGTCCTTCAAGGTGATGACCGTCTGGGTCACCTTCCCCCCGAAAGCATCCAGGATCGAGTGCATGAGGTCATGGGACAGGGGCCGGCGAAGCTTCTGTCCCGTGAGCGCCCCCTGGATGGAGCCGGCCACGGTCATGTCCACGAAGATCGGAATGACCCGGTTCTCCGCCTTCAGCAGCACCACGGGACCGTGGTCGGACAGCAGCACCTCCACGTCCTTGATCGGCACCTGCTCCGGACCCTGTCCCGCTTCGGCGGCGGCCATGGCCCGCGACGGCGACCCGGAGA from the Nitrospirota bacterium genome contains:
- a CDS encoding bifunctional nuclease family protein — its product is MKRLGRSCALVLVVGFCACLSGSPSRAMAAAEAGQGPEQVPIKDVEVLLSDHGPVVLLKAENRVIPIFVDMTVAGSIQGALTGQKLRRPLSHDLMHSILDAFGGKVTQTVITLKDGVYYGALTVAMPGSTKVFDSRSSDSIALAIHFKAPILVGRDLLESAGKTMPGAKELTL